Within Burkholderia diffusa, the genomic segment TCTTCACGCATGCGCAGTACGGCGCGAGCGGCCTGAATTTCCACAACAACGGGTCGATGACGAGCTATGCGGCGATCGCCGATTCGCAAGGTGAAGTCACCGCCGTGCAGCCGCTCTATTACGCACTGCTGTTCTTTTCGCAAATCTTCGCGCGCGGCGGCACCGGTCAACTCCTGAAGACATCGCTGAGCACAAGCGCTGCGGCCGTCAGCGCATTCGCAGTCGCAACAACTCAGGGCGAGACCTGCGTGATCATCAACAACAAGGATACGGCCAGCGCCGCAAACGTTACCGTCACGCTCGACTCGCAGGCGTCGCGCGCGACAGTGATGACGCTCGCTTCGTCAGGTGACGCGACGGGTGCCCAACTCGCCAATCCGGGTATTTACAACGGCGGGACGCCGATCACCTTCGGCGGACACGCAGTCGCGCTGAATGGCGCATGGAACGGCTCGCCGCAGCAGACGCTTGCCGTGTCGAAGCAGCAGGTGTTCGTGAAGGTAGCGCCCGTCAGTGCCGCACTGATTCGCATCGTCTAGCGTCGTCAACCCGCGACGGGAACGTCGCTCGACGTCTTGCGTCGCGATTCAGCCGATTCACCCGCCCCGGCCGCCGCGCACACGATGATCCGTCACGATGCCGCGGCCGACATCATGCTTCGCCGCACGACCACCGCCAGCACCGCGACGAGGATCGCCGACGCGACCGGCCACATCGTGCCCGTAATGACCGCGACGAACGCCTGCGCCGGCGCGATCCATGCGAGTGCCACGACGGCCGTCTCAAGCCGGTCCGGCCGAACGTTGCGGCGGTCGAGCAGCAGGAAGATGACCGGAAGCACCAGCCACAGCAGGTCGTAATACATGAAGTACGGCTGAACGAGGAGCGTCGCAGAAGCCAGTGCCGCCGCACGCAATTCGAAGCGCTTCGCGCGAATCCATACGTACGCGACGGCCGCGGCGGCGGCCACCGAGACGCACGTTTGCAGGCCGTATGCGACCTGAATCGACAGGCCCGCAATCCGAGCGAGCCCGAACATCGACGGCATGCCGCGCCAGAGCGTCTCGCCGTACTCCATCACGCCGCGATCGAAGGACGGCAGGAACGCGAAAAACGCGATCCACGCCCGCCACCCGAATATGGCCGTCGACGTCGCGACGATTCCGGCACTGAACATGCCCGCCGAGACCAGCGCTGTCCAGTGCCGCCCGCAGATCAGGGCCAGCGGAAACAGCACGCCGAATTGCGGCTTCAGCATCAGGATCGCGATGCAGGCCCCGGCGACGACCGGGCGCGACCGGAGCAGCAGCAGCGCCGCGCCGGCCGCCGCAACGGTCAGAAATGCGTTCTGCATGGTCAGGGCGGCACCGATCAGACCCGGAAACGCGGCGATCGCCAGCCGCCACTGACCGTCGAGCGAACGCGTCAATCGCGCGACGACTGCCGCATAGAAGGCGATCGTCAGTAAGCCGAACAGAACGACGGCGTTCGCGAACGGCATCAAGCCAAACGGGACGACGACGAGCAGGAAGGTCGGCGGATACGGCCACGGCGCAAAATCGTCGAATGGCCGCAGCGCGGCCTCGATCGGCTGGATCCATTGCGGCGAGAAGATCGCCGTCGGACCATGCTCGAGCGCGACCCGCGCCGTCGCCCAGAATATCGCGAAGTCCGACCCGACCATCGGCGCGGACCGGTCGTGCCACAGGTAATAGCGGATCGCCCAGACGACGAGGAAGAGGATCTGCAGCCCGAGCACCGCGACGGCATACGTGCCGACGCGCCGTCCATCGCCTGCACGATCGTCCGCTGCGCGTATCCGCTCCATCGATCACCCCGCGTTTTTGTTCCGGTGAAGCATGGATGGCACCCGGCCTGCCCTGCGGCCGACACTGCGCGTGCATCGCATGGCCGTGCTCGTGGTGCGCGTACCGCTCAGAACCGGTACGAGATCCCGATCTGCAGGACCGGATACCACCG encodes:
- a CDS encoding glycosyltransferase family 87 protein, encoding MERIRAADDRAGDGRRVGTYAVAVLGLQILFLVVWAIRYYLWHDRSAPMVGSDFAIFWATARVALEHGPTAIFSPQWIQPIEAALRPFDDFAPWPYPPTFLLVVVPFGLMPFANAVVLFGLLTIAFYAAVVARLTRSLDGQWRLAIAAFPGLIGAALTMQNAFLTVAAAGAALLLLRSRPVVAGACIAILMLKPQFGVLFPLALICGRHWTALVSAGMFSAGIVATSTAIFGWRAWIAFFAFLPSFDRGVMEYGETLWRGMPSMFGLARIAGLSIQVAYGLQTCVSVAAAAAVAYVWIRAKRFELRAAALASATLLVQPYFMYYDLLWLVLPVIFLLLDRRNVRPDRLETAVVALAWIAPAQAFVAVITGTMWPVASAILVAVLAVVVRRSMMSAAAS